AAAACCTGCGTGAATCGCTTGACAAACCGGTGCTCGACGGCTTATGATATCTGCAGTTCGGTGGTGAGACAGTGGTGAGTGGCTGGAGGATGCTCACCAGATCCAGGAAACCCAATTGCCTGCACCCTCTGATTACGGCTTCTGGGGCGAATACGAGCACGGTGTCGACGACAAGGGTCGCGTCATCATTCCCCAGGATCTGCGCGCCCGGTTGGGCGATGAGTTCGTCGTCACCCGCGGGCCGGACCGGGCCATCTACGCGTTTCCCGTACCGGTATGGGAAGCGCTGGAACCCGGACTGAAGACCAGCGTTCTACAGCGGCAGGCGGGGTTCCTGCAACGAATGCTGGGTGGCCGGACCTATGTGCGCCTGGATCCTCAGTTTCGGCTTGCCATCCCGAAACACCTGCGCGAGTGGGCCGGCATCACCTCCGTGCAGACCGCGATCCTGATCGGGCAGGGGCAGAAGATCGAGGTATGGAGCAAGCCCGTCTGGGACGCCTATAACGAGCGCTTCACATACGAGAACATGTTCGACGCGGCCGAGGCGGTAGGATTGGCGGAGGTGCTGGCCCGGTGACATCGCCCTTCCACCTCCCGGCCATGCTCGACGAGGTGGAGAGGGTGCTGCGGCCCGCGGCAGGCGAGACCTTCGTCGACGGCACGGTCGGGGGCGGCGGCCATGCGGAGCGGCTGGCGAGAGCGCTGGCGCCCGGAGGCCGGCTGGTGATCGCCGATCGGGACGCGGAGGCGCTGGCGGCCGCGACGGGGCGGCTGGCAGGCGTCGTGGTGCCCGTGGTGGCTCTCCACTGCAGCTTCGCGGAGCTGCCGGAGCGTCTGGAGGCCGCGCGCATCGACGCCGTGAACGGCGTTCTGCTGGATCTGGGGGTCTCCTCGCACCAGCTCGACACGCCGGATCGCGGCTTCTCCTTTCGGTTCGATGGTCCGCTGGACATGCGTATGGACCCGACCGCCGGCGAGGCCGCGGCCGACGTGGTGGCCCGACTCGACGAGCGCGATCTGGCCCGGGTGCTGTGGGACCTCGGCGAGGAGCGGTGGGCGCGCCGCATCGCGCGGGCCATCGTAGATCGCCGCCGCGAGGGGCCCATCGTCACCACGCGGCACCTCGCCGACATCGTCCGCGGAGCGCTTCCTGGCGTCGCGAGCCGACAGTCCATCCACCCGGCTACGCGGACGTTCATGGCGTTGCGGCTGTTGGTGAACGATGAGTTGTCGGCGCTCGAGAGGGCGCTACCCGCGCTGGTCAACGTGCTGGCCCCTGCAGGCCGTGTTGCCGTCCTGAGCTATCACAGCCTCGAGGATCGGATCACCAAGCGCTCCTTCCAGCGGCTTTCGGGCCGCTGCCAGTGCCCGCCCGGGATTCCCGAATGCCGGTGCGAGGCCCGGCCGGTGGTAGAGGTGCTCACGCGCCGCCCTCTCACCCCGTCGGCGGAGGAGGTCGCCCACAACCCGCGAGCGCGCAGCGCCAGGCTGCGAGCGGCGCGCAAGTTGGCCGACGCGCCCGTGCGCTGAGCGCCGGGCGAGAATGGCGACCTGGCGACGAGGCGCGTAGGCTGCACGGGACGCGTGATCGAGACGAAGGTGGCGCGAGCACACGGAGGAGACCGGCATGGCGATCCTGCAGAGGCAGCTTCCCCGTTCCTACACCCAGGCCGCTGTTCGGGCCTCCGCGGCGCGCGCGCCGCGGCGCGCGCGCTCGGCCGGCCGAGCCGCGGTCCGTCCACTGCCGCGGGCCACCTACTGCTCCATCGCCGGCGCGGCCCTCTTGGGGGCGCTTCTCGTGGCGCACGTGGCCGGATGCGCCCGCATGACGGCGGCGAGCTACCGCACGGTGCGCCTGACCGAACAGCTCGCCTCGGTACGCCTTCACAACCAGATGTGGCAGGAGCAACTCGACGCGCGCCGAGCTGGTCACGCCGTCGCCGAATGGGCCAGGACCAACGGCATGACGCGCGACGGCCGGCCCATGGTGGTGCTGACCGCCGGCTCGGCCGGCGGCTAGGGGCCTGCGCGATGGATGTGCCCGTCCGCCGCCCGCAGACGATCAGCCGTCGCATTCTGGCGGTGATGGCGGTGTTTGCCTGCGGCTACGGCGCACTCGCTGCGCGGTTGGCGTACCTTCAGGCGCTCCGGAGCGAGCACTACCGCGAGCAGGCCTGGGACATCCGTGGCCGCCTGCTTCCCCTCGATGCCGTGCGCGGCGACATCCTGGAGCGCTCGGGCGAGCCACTGGCGCGGACGCGCGAGGTCGGCCGGTTGGTGTGCGATCCGACGATGGTCGATGATCCCGGCGGGCCGGCCGCGCTCCTCGCCCCGATCGTGCACATGCCTGCGGCGACGCTGGTTCGGGCGATGACGCCGGCAGTCGGCAAGCCCCGGCGCTACGCCGTACTCGCCGACGACCTGGATGCGGACCAGGTGGAAGCAGTCGAGGCGAAGCTCGACGCCAGGGCAACGCGCAGGACGCTGGCGGGTTTGGCCGTGGAGACCCGGGCCGAGCGCAGTTACCCCGAGGGCCGCGAGGCCGCTCATCCCGTCGGGTTCGTGGTGCCCGGCCCCGGGGGAGTGCCGCGGGGTATGATGGGGCTCGAGCAGAGCCTGGACCCGCTCCTGCGCGGGACGCCGGGGAGGGTGCTGGCGGAGGTGGACGCGCGCAAGCGCGTCATTGCGGGCACGCAGCGCGAGCGCAAGGACCCCGTCAATGGGACCAGCATTCGGCTGACCCTCGATTCGCGCATCCAGCACATCGCAGCGGCCGCGCTCGCCGAGTGCGTCGCCAGGCATCACCCACGAGCCGCCGCCGCCATCGTCCTCGACCCGGCCACCGGCGACGTGCTGGCGCTGGTCAGCTACCCGGATCTGGATCCGGTCACGCGCGAGGAGCTTGCGCGCGGCGACGCATCGCTCGCCAACCACGCCATATGGCTGGTGGAGCCGGGCTCGACGATGAAGCCGGTGACCGTGGCGATCGCGCTCGAGACCGGCGCCATCGGGCCGCATACGACGTTTCAGTGTCCCGGCGCCCGCAAGATTGGCGGGCGCAACGTTCGTTGTGTTCTGCACGGCGACTCAGAGCGCAACGGGCACGGCACGGTGACGGCGCACGACGTCGTGGAGCACTCGTGCAACATCGGCGCCGGACTCATCGGGGTCCGCGTTGGCATGGAGCGCATGGCGGAGGAGCTTGAGACGTTCGGCTTGCTCGACCCGACCGGAGTCGGATTGCCCGCCGAGCCCGGCGGTACGTTGGGCTTCGGCTCGGAGCGGAGGAGCGGCGGCGAGGCCAAGGTGTCGCGGGTGGCCTTCGGGCAGTCCGTGATGGTGACGCCGCTGGGCCTCGTCGCGGCCTACGCCGCGTTCGCCAACGGCGGTGAGCTCGTGGCGCCGCGCCTGGTGGCGGCTACGCGGCCCGACGGCAGGCCGGAGCAGGCGGCCCCGCCCTCGTCACGGCGTCGGGTGCTCCGCCCGGAGGTCGCCGCGCTCGTGCGCAGCTACCTGGGAGCAGTCGTCTCCGGCGGGACCGGACGGTCGGCCTCGGTGCCCGGCTACACCGTCTACGGAAAGACCGGCACGGCGCAGAAGGTGCGGCCTGGCTCGCGCGGCTACACTCCCGGCGCCTACGTCGCGTCGTTCGTCGGGTTTCTGCCGGAGCAGCCGCGGGCCGTCATCGGCGTGGTAGTGGACGAGCCGCGAGACGGGCACTATGGCGCGCAGGTGGCCGGACCGGTGTTCAGGGAGATCGGTCGGCAACTCATGTGGTACTGGAAGGTCGCTCCTGACGATCCGGCGTCGCTCGCGCAGGGCACGCCGGAGGCGCAACGGGGGCGTGATGCAGACGATTGATCGGGCGACAGTCCGCGGGAGGGGCCGGTCTCGCGGGTTCTGGGGACGCGGGAGCGTTCCCGAGGAAGGCCTGACTGCGATGCGCCTTGACGACCTTTGCGGACTGCTGATGGATGCGCACGTGCGCGGCGCCGGCGACGTGGCGGTCGCGCGCGTGATCCACGACTCGCGCCAGGCCGGGCCCGGCGACCTTTTCGCGTGCCTTGTGGGCGGAGCGTTCGACGGCCACGCCTTTATCGGCGACGCGCTTGCTCGTGGCAGCGTGGCCGTGGCCGCCAACGAGAGCGCTCGCGAGCGCGTTCCACCGCAGGTCCCGGCCCTGTTCGTGCCCGACACCCGCCGGGCGCTCCCGCGCATCGCCGCCGTGCTCAGCGGCTACCCATCGCGCGCCCTCAAGCTCGTGGGCGTCACTGGCACCAACGGCAAGACCACCACCATTCACCTGATCGGGAGCATTCTACGTGCCGCCGGGTACCGAACCGGCCTGATCGGCACGCTCGGGGCTGAGCTGATGGGTGAGCGCTTACCCTCCGAGCACACGACTCCCGAGGCTGACCAGCTTCAGTCGCTGCTCGCCGATATGCGCGCGCGGGGTGCCCAGGCGGTCGTGATGGAGGTGTCCTCGCATGCCGCCAGCCAGCGGCGAACCGACGCGTGCGAGTTCGACGCGGCCGCCTTCACGAACCTGACGCAGGATCACCTGGACTACCACCAGTCGCTCGACGCCTATTTCGCCGCCAAGGCGCGCCTGTTCACCGATTACCCGGCCGCCTCCGACAAGCCCTTCTGCGCCGCGGTCAATGTGGACGACCCGCGCGGGCAGATGCTCGCGCGCACGGCGCGCGGGACCGTTGTGACGTTTGGCACCGGAGAGGGAGCCGACCTGCGCGCGCTGGACGTGCGGGTGGAGCCAACCTCGACCCGCTTCCGGCTCATGTGGCCCGAAGGGCCATTCGAGGTCGCACTGCGGATCGGCGGCGCCTTCCAGGTCTACAATGCGCTTGCCGCCGCCGCCGTTGCGCACGGGCTGGGGCTCGGCTCCGCGTGCGTGCGCGAGGGGATCGAGGCGCTGGAGGCCGTGTCCGGGCGCTTCGAGAG
This portion of the Chthonomonadales bacterium genome encodes:
- the rsmH gene encoding 16S rRNA (cytosine(1402)-N(4))-methyltransferase RsmH, whose amino-acid sequence is MLDEVERVLRPAAGETFVDGTVGGGGHAERLARALAPGGRLVIADRDAEALAAATGRLAGVVVPVVALHCSFAELPERLEAARIDAVNGVLLDLGVSSHQLDTPDRGFSFRFDGPLDMRMDPTAGEAAADVVARLDERDLARVLWDLGEERWARRIARAIVDRRREGPIVTTRHLADIVRGALPGVASRQSIHPATRTFMALRLLVNDELSALERALPALVNVLAPAGRVAVLSYHSLEDRITKRSFQRLSGRCQCPPGIPECRCEARPVVEVLTRRPLTPSAEEVAHNPRARSARLRAARKLADAPVR
- a CDS encoding penicillin-binding protein 2, coding for MDVPVRRPQTISRRILAVMAVFACGYGALAARLAYLQALRSEHYREQAWDIRGRLLPLDAVRGDILERSGEPLARTREVGRLVCDPTMVDDPGGPAALLAPIVHMPAATLVRAMTPAVGKPRRYAVLADDLDADQVEAVEAKLDARATRRTLAGLAVETRAERSYPEGREAAHPVGFVVPGPGGVPRGMMGLEQSLDPLLRGTPGRVLAEVDARKRVIAGTQRERKDPVNGTSIRLTLDSRIQHIAAAALAECVARHHPRAAAAIVLDPATGDVLALVSYPDLDPVTREELARGDASLANHAIWLVEPGSTMKPVTVAIALETGAIGPHTTFQCPGARKIGGRNVRCVLHGDSERNGHGTVTAHDVVEHSCNIGAGLIGVRVGMERMAEELETFGLLDPTGVGLPAEPGGTLGFGSERRSGGEAKVSRVAFGQSVMVTPLGLVAAYAAFANGGELVAPRLVAATRPDGRPEQAAPPSSRRRVLRPEVAALVRSYLGAVVSGGTGRSASVPGYTVYGKTGTAQKVRPGSRGYTPGAYVASFVGFLPEQPRAVIGVVVDEPRDGHYGAQVAGPVFREIGRQLMWYWKVAPDDPASLAQGTPEAQRGRDADD
- a CDS encoding division/cell wall cluster transcriptional repressor MraZ, with the translated sequence MPAPSDYGFWGEYEHGVDDKGRVIIPQDLRARLGDEFVVTRGPDRAIYAFPVPVWEALEPGLKTSVLQRQAGFLQRMLGGRTYVRLDPQFRLAIPKHLREWAGITSVQTAILIGQGQKIEVWSKPVWDAYNERFTYENMFDAAEAVGLAEVLAR
- a CDS encoding UDP-N-acetylmuramoyl-L-alanyl-D-glutamate--2,6-diaminopimelate ligase, with product MRLDDLCGLLMDAHVRGAGDVAVARVIHDSRQAGPGDLFACLVGGAFDGHAFIGDALARGSVAVAANESARERVPPQVPALFVPDTRRALPRIAAVLSGYPSRALKLVGVTGTNGKTTTIHLIGSILRAAGYRTGLIGTLGAELMGERLPSEHTTPEADQLQSLLADMRARGAQAVVMEVSSHAASQRRTDACEFDAAAFTNLTQDHLDYHQSLDAYFAAKARLFTDYPAASDKPFCAAVNVDDPRGQMLARTARGTVVTFGTGEGADLRALDVRVEPTSTRFRLMWPEGPFEVALRIGGAFQVYNALAAAAVAHGLGLGSACVREGIEALEAVSGRFESVPTGRGFHVVVDYAHTPDGLENLLAAARRLKPRRVLLVFGCGGDRDRAKRPMMGRIAAARADLAIVTSDNPRTEDPSAIIEEIRAGMDDGAAEVVVEPDRRAAIALALGRATEGDLVVVAGKGHETCQIVGGRTLPFDDRLVARELLGA